The genomic window CAAAATTGCGGTGGGCCTGTGATACTAGATTGATGGTGGCAAAGTCCTTGATCATGTTCTGGCTCTCGGAGCACAGCTTATCAATCTTGACCATCTCATCCTTGATTTGTTGCACCGTCTTCTGGCCTTCGGAGAGGCCGTTCATGCCGCCCTGTGTCGTCTCGAGCTGCTCGCGCAGGCCGGCCCGCAGCTGGCTGTCGACGGCATCTTTCTTGCGTGTGAACTCCTGCTTGAGACCGAGAATCTTGTCGAGGTCGTCAGGATGACGAAGCAACTCTGACAGCTTGACTTGGGGCGCGTCCAtggcgtcggcggcaattAGATTGCCGGCGATATATTCAGGTACCAGTCCGATCGCTGAAGAGGGGGATCGTGGATCGTGTCGGCGGGTTTGGAGGTGAGCGGGCGGTTGCGACTTAGGGCTTCACTGGCCAGCTGGACTCGCCAGCAAGGCGACTTTGGGATGCAACAGCTCAGCTTGCCCCAGACTTCAAAGCAAGTGCAACTGGAGAAAGAACCATCAGATATATGATGTAGCCTGTGCGTTTGGTACCAGCCTAGCTAAGGTACTCAAGCAGGAGTGGTGCAGGGCCTAAGTCTGATTGGCAGGGATGCGTCGTTGTTGTTCAATGCAACGATTTGCACAGTGAAACAAATAGCATTATTAAACTGTAAGGACACCCACCAAGCCAACCCTGCATCGCCGCATTTTCCCTACATCGTTTGAAGTACTCGGTAATCTAAGTTCTCTCAAACACTCCTTCGATATCTACGAAGTAAGCGATGCCCAACTCACTTAGACAGAACCAAGCAAGGTACATTACGTTGTCCTTTGTTGTACAAAATGTTCCATTCAGTTGCTATTTTACTGCGACTAGTCAAGTATCAAAACTCGAGTTTCTAAAACCGTCATTCGCTTCCCTCAAGTGGAGGCTGCTCTCCGTCACCCGCATTTGAATCGTTGGTCGTGTCCGTCAACCTGCCATCTTGATCAACAATGCTGCTCTCTGTCAAGTCCCTTTCATACTCAGGCGCAGTCATCGCTGCGTCACTAACATCTGCCTCTGATATGCTATCCTCATCTGTCTCGATGCCGACCTCAATCTCGTGTGTGACAAGAATACCGCCATGGTCTGGGCTGTCCGATTGAGGGCTGGGCTCCTCATCTACCGGTGATTGCACGCTTGACTGTCCCGTATCGTCCGTGCTGAGTCGATGTCTTGACTGCCGACCAGCAGACACGGAACTGGTCACGCCGAATCTGGACCTTCTCCATGTGCCCGAGGATGCACCTGAACGAGAACCATACCAAGATCCTTGACCAGTCTTGATGTTGGCCCGTTTAAAGGCTCTGCGCAGCTGGCCGCCTAGACTTTCCCTACGTCTTTCGTTCCTCTCAGCATCACCTGCTGCGGGCCTCGGGGTCGCCCTTCGCACAAGTGTCACAGGCCAAGTCCTCTGCACAAGTATGTATATTTCCGGGACGCAGACACAGATGATGAGGGCCGAAACTTCGACTTCGGACCAAAGCATTGCATCAACCAGGTCGTCTGTGGCAACCATGAGTTTAAATCTTCCTTCTTCCCTCTTGATTCAAGCTGACAAACGGACATGTCTTACATGTTGGGTCTGATGATCTGGTTCTTGGAATAAGCTGCACGCGTATGATGGAGGCCACGCAAACTCTGACAAGCAAATTCGttagtacctaggtagacaATCACAACACATTACTGGAGAAGATACTAACCCAAGGCCTAGAGACGACAACAAAAAGACGGCCAGTTTCTTTGGCTGAGCCATGCGAATCCCGTACAACGTTGCGATAGGCTGTACAAATAAGGTGAGATCACTGAAGAGTTTTAGGGTAAACTGGCGATAACCTTATTAGCCAAGATTTTGCCCGGTGTCTGGCGATACTTTCTCGGATTGCTCACCGAAGCATAGTAAAATTTTATTGTATCCAGGCATTCGCCCGGCGAATTGGGCAAGAACATCTTGGCTCTTGGGACACACATCACCTGAGACACGACAGTCTCGGCGATCCCTTGCATGAGGAGAAATACAAGCAACCCCGTGTTAACCTGCTTGTGGATCCTTTGGGGAAATATACGCATGAAGTAAATGGCAAACGCCATCTTGGAAAAGACGAAGCTCCATATGTAGGTGTCGAGGGTTGGGAATGCGAACTGATTATCAAGTAGGTGAGCCTCTGCATAGCCAGACGATGCTTTTGATCCACTGTGAAAAACAAGCAGCATAACCAACAAACAGCTTCACAAGCTCTACTAACCAAAAGGTATCTATCCAAATTATCGGGGTTGACTCTCCCGAAATGGATACCAAGCCCTACAGTAGTCACTATTGATTCAATGGTACCGTCAGTCAAGTTCGCCACGAATAAAGTATTCATGAGGCGAGAGTTAGTGAAGTATGCCGAGGCATTGCTGCTCACTCAGTAACACGAATATGACCATAAGGGCCATGCTTAGCTGCGATGCAGCAGCTTATAGTCAGTCGATATTCCCAGAGCATAGTTACACCATCAAATGGTTGACTGACAAATGACACCAACACGAATGCTGGTTGGCTCCCGAATTTGTTAGCCTTTTGCCCGGTTTTACTGCTCATGAGCCTTCAGCTGTCTGTCGCTGATCCCCGGGTCACTCACCGTCGTCCAATCTGAACATTCTCAAGGTGACCATATTCAACCAGACCCGACCTCCCACTGCCAACGTAGTTAAAATTAACAGTGAAATATTGATCCCTTGGATCAATGGCACCTTGCTATCATCCTCTCCTTGGCTCGGCATCTTTATGGGCTAGGTTTAGGTGGTTGTTGTATCATTAGAGAGTTAAGGTATGCACGGCGTCCATCCATGCTGCTGTCAGTGGCGATGTCTTGACGCCTCAGTTAATAAGGACGTCCGTATCTTCGGGAATAGCACGTATTTAGAGTACTGATCTGCAGCTGAGGAGCGAGGCAATGACGACTTTCAATACCTTACTTATTTGAGCATCTCACCTCTTCGGCCCGGGATTCAAAGCACCCATGTCACGGTCTTCCGAGCATGGCTACATGGTTTGTATACATGAACCTTCAGACAACTGAAATTTACCTTCTGATACTAGTACGTGTTGGTGAAGTGTGTTGTATACCCCTCTTCTATTCTCTCCTGCTCTGGTTGCCTTCCTTATACAGGGGCACATACGGCTACCGCCaacagggaaaaaaaagaaaaaaaaaagatcgagCCAGATGTTTCCAGAGTTGGTTTCGTGGCGCGGAGATGCGAGCTGCGACGCACTTTGCTAAAAGTGAGAATAGGACGGCCGGGATTAAACCTATGCTTTGGCGTTCCTAAAAGAGGGGATATCGACGATCTACTACTGCAAATGGCATTGCGCCGTCGTCCCGTCTGATTGTTTGACATCTCAACTTCAAGTCAAGCTTTTTCCAACCATACCGGTACCACGTGTGGGTGCCATCGAGTAATGACCAGCAACCCAAGATTACCATGCGGAATCATATGTGAATGTCAGTTTCTGGTCCAGATTCGGGCGTCCTTGGATACCTCGGGTTTTCGTCCGAGAGAAAAATGGTCGTGTCCTGACAGTTTAATTATATTACTAAGGATAGCCACTTGGTGATATGATACCATCACAAGTCAGTTCAACTCCATACGTATGTGTATATATTGATTCCGCATCCCATCTTGAACTGAAATCTTCAAAAGTCGAGAAAGTATGGAGAATCCACAAAGAATCTAAAATACGAtgtagaaaaagaaaaagacaaaagacaGAAACCCCCCACCCCACCCCCTCAAGGTTCATATATCGAAATACTCGCCAACGTGCTCGATCCTCGCGTATATCTAAGGGGTCTCAAACCCCGAAAGAGCATTATACCCGATTGAGTAAACAAAGACTAGGCCATCTCTGACACCCTCCAACTTCTGATCGGTCCAAGGTTTGGACTTGGACCGGTAGGGTCAGTACCACCAGTAATATGTAATAACTTGGGTTGCCCATTCCAAGTTTACAAGGATCCtgtaaactttttttttttcgtttcttcTTTTATTTCTTGCTTTTGTTTATCCTTCTCTTCAGAATGTAGGTTGACTCCGCCTCACTTCAGAGGCAGTCCCAGTGAGAGTACGAGCTTGAACCTGCTTCTTTGCTATGTTGAGATTAAGGAATTATTATGCACAGCCGGCAGATCATTTCAAAACTGTAAATATATACTCTATCTGCCGCCTGTCGCGAGAGGCTCGTGACCAAGTAAATATCAGTCTATCACTTACTTGAGAGTGACTAGCTCCTCGGCACTCGTTGGGTGTATGGCCACACAGCTATCAAAGTCTTTTTTGGTCGCGCCCATCTTGACGGCGACACCAAAGCCCTGCAACATCTCTCCGCTGCCCAAGCCGACAATGTGTAATCCCACGATCTTCTCCTCAGGCCCGGCGCAGATCAGCTTGTATGCTGTCGGACCCTTCTCGTCGGGCTCCATCATGGCGTAGTACATGGCAGTAAAGCTTGTCTTGTATATTTTGAGGTTTTCCTTGCCATACTTCTCGACCGCCTCGGGCTCGGTCAGTCCGATTGAGCCCACCTCCGGGTGCGCGAAGACGACCGACGGTATGTTGGAATAGTCGAGCTTGTAGGTGCTGAACTGCTCTCCGCCAAACAGACGGTGAGACAGTCTGCGACCGGCAGCGATAGCGACTGGGGTGAGCTCGACCTGGCCCGTAACATCCCCGAGGGCGTAAACATTCTCGACGGACGTGTTCTGGAACTCGTCCACCTCGATGTAGCCCTTCTCGTTGACCTTGACGCCTGCCTTGTCAAGCCCAATGTCCTTGGTCATGGGGGTTCTGCCGATGGCCCAAATAAGATGGTCCACATCCGAGATGGCAGCTTCAccatccttgtccttgtaGTGAACGGTGAGCTTTCCTGTGCTCTCATCGCGCTCAATCTTGGACTGCGAGGACTGCTTGTGCAGCTTTACGCCGAGACGCTCATATTCCTTGGTCACCACCTCCTGCACCATGGGATCAAAGTTGCGCAGGAACGTGTCTCCGCGGATAAACAAATGGGTTTCAACTCCGAGAGCGTTGAACATGCCTGCGAACTCAACCGCAATGTAGCCAGCCCCGACCAGAGCCACCTTCTTTGGGAGATCCTCGATGTCGAAAAAGCCGTCGCTGTCGGTACCAAACTCCGCACCAGGTATCGAAGAACTGGGTTTTGTGGGCGTGCCGCCAACAGCAATCAAAATCTTTTTGGCCTTGACAACGGCCTTGGTGCCGTC from Pyricularia oryzae 70-15 chromosome 4, whole genome shotgun sequence includes these protein-coding regions:
- a CDS encoding glutathione reductase, coding for MRAFAAVRQVSATAKPRASAPSRLRVVSRHLFSTNLPRMAPIQKETDYLVIGGGSGGLASARMASSKFGTKAMIVEGGRIGGTCVNVGCVPKKVTFNAAAIAETIHQAKSYGFSVQETKPFDWRSFKQKRDAYITRLNGIYDRNLANDKVEYLHGWAKLLSRNEVEVTLDDGTKAVVKAKKILIAVGGTPTKPSSSIPGAEFGTDSDGFFDIEDLPKKVALVGAGYIAVEFAGMFNALGVETHLFIRGDTFLRNFDPMVQEVVTKEYERLGVKLHKQSSQSKIERDESTGKLTVHYKDKDGEAAISDVDHLIWAIGRTPMTKDIGLDKAGVKVNEKGYIEVDEFQNTSVENVYALGDVTGQVELTPVAIAAGRRLSHRLFGGEQFSTYKLDYSNIPSVVFAHPEVGSIGLTEPEAVEKYGKENLKIYKTSFTAMYYAMMEPDEKGPTAYKLICAGPEEKIVGLHIVGLGSGEMLQGFGVAVKMGATKKDFDSCVAIHPTSAEELVTLK